A segment of the Granulicella aggregans genome:
CCTCGTCCGTAACGCTGGTAGGGAGCCAGGTCACCGTCCCCGTCGCCGACATCAATGACGACAAGCTCCACCGCTACGGCGTCATGGTGGACGACGGCACCGGCGGCAGCCGGGAGATCCGCTTCCTGCTCTTCAAGAAGCCCGACGGCAACCTCGTCTCGGTCGCCGACGCCTGCCAGATCTGCGGCCCGGTCGGCTTCTACATCGGCAGCCAGGGCATCACCTGCAAGATGTGCGCCTCGCCGCTGAACGCCGCCTCGATGGGCCAGCCCGGCGGCTGTAACCCCGTCCCGCTGAAGTCCACCATCACCGGAGGCCTGGTCACCATCCAGGCAGCGGATCTCAAAACCCTCGTCGACGTGTTCAAGAAGTAATGTTCCTTCGCCTTCTCTACGAGAGCTTCCGCCGCCAACGCCGCCGCAAGCTGCTGGCCGGAGTCGCCATTCTGCTCGGAACTACGGCGGTGACCGCGATGCTCGCGTTGGCGACGACCATCGGCGACCGGATTCACCAGGAATTGGCCGTCTACGGCGCGAACATCGTAGTCACCCCACAGGCTGACCTCCTCGACGTAAAAGTCGGCGGAGTGAACCTCAAGCCCGCGACTGGCGGGGCCTATCTCCACGGGAAGGACTTAGAGAAACTGCACGGAATCTTCTGGGCCAACAACATCACGGGCGTTAGCCCGGAGCTTCCATTAGTTCTTCACGCGACTCTGCCTTTACTGGACAGCCGTCATTCTGAGCGCAGCGAAGAATCACCGCATTCCGCCCAGAGCGGCGACACCACCTCCCAGGAGCCGCCAGCGATAGCAATCGACATCCCCGCCCTCGGCCTCTGGTTCAACCATCGCTTCGCCAGCCCCAACGATATGGCCCAGGGTAAGGGCTTCGTCACAGGTGCTCCCGCGCTCCATCCCTGGTGGAAGCTCTCCGGCTCTTGGCCCTCGGCTCCTAATGAAATTGTCCTCGGCGCTTCCCTCGCGAAATCTATCAACCTCGACGCCGGGGACACACTTTCTCTGCCAGAGCCCGCATGGCAGATGGAAGCCGCCCATCGTCCAATTCCATTGGAGGTTAAGCTGAAAATTACCGGAATCGTCTCTACCGGAGATGCAACGGAAACAAAGGCGCTTCTGCCTCTCGAAACGGCGCAGACCTTCGCCGGCACCCCCGACGCCATCTCCCGCGTAGAGATCTCCGCCCGCACCAAGCCCGAAGACGCCTTTGCCCGCTCAGACCCGGACAAGCTCACCGGCAAGAAGCACGACCTCTGGTACTGCAGCCCCTACGCGAACTCCATCGCCTACCAGATCCGCGAGGCCATCCCCGGCGCGAACGCCCAGCAGGTTCGCCAGGTCGAGCAGAGCGAGGGCACTGTGCTCTCCCGCATCAGCGGCCTGATGTGGCTCATCAGCGCGGCGGCGTTATTGGCGGCAGGCTTTGCCGTCTCCGCCGCCATGGCTACCGCCATCCTAGAACGCCGTGCCGAGATCGGCCTGATGCGCTCGCTCGGAGCGAGCCGCTCCTCTATCGCGCTCCTCTTCTACTCCGAGACCGGCCTCCTCGCCGTCTTCGCTGGAGCCTGCGGCTATCTCATCGGTTCGTCGCTCGCCGCTTGGCTCGGCGCGAAGATCTTCGCCACCGGCACCACCACCTTCTCCTCGATCCACCTCGCAACGGTCCTGAACCCGGTTCTGCTACCCATCGTCGTCGGCCTCGCCATAATCGTTGCCATCGCCGGAAGCACCCCGGCGATCCGGCAAGCGCTGCGCATGGACCCCTCCGCCATCCTGCGAGCCGACGCATGACGCTTAACATGAGCACCATCCTTCGCCGCTCGCTGATTCACCGCCGTTCCCGCAGTCTCTCCGCGCTCGTCGCCCTCACCGTCTCGGCGGGAGTCGCAACTGCGCTGCTCACCCTCTACGCCGACCTCGACGCCAAGCTCCACCACGAGTTCCGCAGCTTTGGCGCAAACATCGTCGTCACCGCACCCTCATCTGCAACGCTTCCGCAGAACGCTCTCGCCGAAGTCCAGCAAGCCGCCGGTCCCGACGCGCTCATCGCTCCCTTCGCCTACGCTGTCGCCACGACTGACCGTGGCACGCCCGTTGTAGTCGCCGGAACTGACTTCGCCGCCGTCAAGAAGCTCGACGCCTCGTGGGCGATTGAAAACGGCGCATGGCCCGATCCATCCGACCCACAAGCCGCCCTGATAGGCCAGCGCGCCGCAAACTTCATCGCCGACGAGCACGCCGTCAAGCTCACCTTCGCGGGCAAGCCCCTCGTGTTGCATGGAACCGGCCGACTCAAAACGGGCGGCGACGAAGACAGCCGCATCTACATGCCGCTCCCCGCCTTCACCGCATGGACAGGCACCACCACCAGCGTCATCGAAGTCCAGGTATCCGGCAACGTCGCGAAGGTCGAAGCCGCAATATCCCAGCTCAAGTCAGCCCTCCCCGGAGTGCAGATCCAACCCGTCCGCCAGCTCGTAGAAGGCGAGTCCCGCATCGTCGACCGCACCCACACCCTCATGTACGCGGCCGTGCTGCTCATCGCGCTCACGGTCGGGGTCTCGGTGCTGGCGACGCTCTCAGCCAGCGTCCTCGAACGCCGCCGCGACTTCGCCCTGATGAAGGCGCTCGGCGGCTCGCAATCGCAACTCATCAGCCTGTTCCTGCTCGAAGCCGCGCTGATAGCCTTCGCCGGAGTCATCGCCGGATACATCATCGGCTCAGGCCTCGCCTGGGCCATCAGCGAGACAAACTTCGGCACCGCCTCGCTCCCACGCATCGGAGTCCTGCCACTTGTCTTACTCTTAAACATGGCGATCGCGGTGATGGCAGCTCTCTTCCCCGCCCGCGTCCTGCGCGGCCTCGAACCCGCCGCGCTCCTGAAGGGTGAATAAGAACGTGCGAGTGCTTGAAGAGACGTTGTCGACCCCCGGAACCGAATCCGTCATCTCCCTCAACGCGGTCACGCGCGAGTACGCCAGCCACGGCAACGTCGTCCGCGCCCTCGACTCGGCCACCTTCGCCATCAACGCCGGCGAGTGGGTCGCCATCACCGGCCCCTCAGGCTCCGGCAAGTCTACCCTCGTCAACATGCTCGGCTGCCTCGACCGTCCCACCAGCGGCACGCTCAAGATCGACGGCACAGACGTTGCCTCCATGTCCGCAACGGAACTAGACCGTTTCCGCGCCGACAAGATCGGCTTCATCTTCCAGCAGTTCCACCTGATCCCCTACTTGTCGGCCATTGAAAACGTCATGCTCGCGCAGTACTTCCACTCCATGACCGACGAGTCCGAAGCCCGCACCGCGCTCGAAAAGGTCGGCCTCGGCGCACGCACATCCCACTTACCTAGCGAACTCTCCGGCGGCGAGCAGCAGCGAGTCTGCATCGCCCGCGCGCTGATCAACAATCCCCCGATCTTGCTGGCTGACGAACCCACCGGCAACCTCGACGCCGCCAACCAGAAGATCGTCGCCAACCTACTCGCCGAGCTCCATCGCTACGGCCACACCATTGTCATGGTCACCCACGACCCTGAGATGGCCGCCCTGGCGCAACGCAAGATCGCACTCAGCCACGGCAAGGTCTTCTGCCACCCGACGTCGTCTTCAAGAATGATTCGCCTGCAGCGCTGACACACCCTTCGGCATCGCCGCAAGAACCGTCATCCTGAGCAGAGTGCAGCGGAGTCGAAGGACCCCGACGAAGCTCGTACACGTACGACGGTCCGGACCTTTCTGCCTCGAATTCTCGCCTGCGAACCAATAGGCCGAAAGCTTCGATCGGTATGGATGACGTCAGCACCCTCGGGGTCCTTCGACTCCGCGTCTCGCAAACTACGCGAGCCGCTTCGCTCAGGATGACGGGGTATGGGTATTGGAGATCAACCCCACTTCAACTTCGACCGCAGCACATTAAACAATCCATTCGGCCGCAGCCTCAACAGCCTCACGCTGTACTCCGACTTACAACAACTGATGCTGTCCCCGCGATGAATCTCCACCGCCTCCTGGCCATCCACCGTCAGGAAGGTCTGGCTGGGCACTCCCTCAAGGTGCACACTGATCGTCGACTCCCCCGGCACCACGATCGGACGAATCGTCAACAAATGCGGGCATATCGGCGTCACCATCATGGCATCGACGCTGGGCATGACGATCGGCCCATCCGCAGCGAGATTGTAAGCAGTAGAACCCGTCGGCGTAGAAACAATCACACCATCCGCACGGAACGAAGCGACAAACTGGTTATCCAGCGCCACGATAAAGTTCGCCATGCGCGCAATCGCGCCCTTCGCCACAACGGCGTCATTCAACGCATCCCACTTCTGGAAGAGCTGCCCATCGCGGTGGAGCTCAATCCGCATCATGCTGCGCAACTCGATGCCCGCGCAGTTCTCGCACCACGCTTCGAGGGTCGTATAGAGCTCGGCCAGCGGGATCTCGGTCAGAAATCCCAACGACCCAAGATTCACGCTCAGTATGGGAACCGTCGTCTTGGCAAACGCGCGCGCGGCAGAGAGTAGCGTCCCATCGCCACCCAGAACGATCACAAGGTCCGGATTCTGCTCCGGCATCTCTTCGCGGTCGATCGGGTCCGACGCGTCAATGTAGTGCGCGCTGTCCGGGTCAACGATGGAGTTATATCCACGGCGGGAGAGCCACGCGATCAGATCAGGAAGAATCGTCCTGAGCTCAGGCTTCTGCGGTTTTGAGATGATAGCGGCCAGGTGCATCTGCTTTAGTGTAACGGCTTTCACCTTCTTTGCACGTCATCCGCCTTGCCCTCGAACAACACGTGCAGCAGATATTCATGATTGCCTTCCATCCCGCGGATCGGCGAATCGATCACCTCAAGCGCACAGCCGCCCAGCGACTCCGCGCACTCCCACACGCGCTCAATCGCGTACTTTCGCGCGTCGGGATCGCGAACGATTCCCCCCTTGCCGACGTTCTCCCGGCCCGCTTCAAACTGCGGCTTTACCAGCACCACTGCCTCGCCCTGCCAGCGCTCGCCCGGCAGCGCAAGGGCCCCGACTACCGCAGGCAGCACCAGGGTCGCCGAGATGAAAGAGACGTCCATGGCAAGAAAGACCGGCGTATCGGCGGGGTCTTCACGGACCAACTCGCCTTCATTCAGCAGCCTTGCGTTCGTCCGCTCGCGAAGAGTCACTCGCTCGTCATGCCGGAACTTCTCCGCGATCTGCCCATAGCCTGTATCCACAGCGAGAACGCTGCGGGCTCCAGCCTGCAGCATGCAGTCCGTAAACCCTCCGGTGGAAGCTCCCACGTCGATGCAGGCGAGGCCCGCCACGTCGATCTTCCAATAGTCGAGAGCCTTCTCGAGCTTTAGGCCGCCCCGGCTCACGTACTTGAGATCGTCGCCGAGCATACGGATGGTAACGTCGCCTGCAACCGCCGTTCCGGGCTTGTCGATGCGCTGTTCATTCACCAGCACGCGCCCGGCGAGTATCATCGCCTGCGCCCGCTCCCGCGACACCACGTGGCCGCCCTCCACCAGCAGCTTATCGAGCCGAACCTTCCCAATCGCCTCTTTGATAGCACCTTCTCCTCTGAAACCCGCAAGAACGTCATCTCGACCGAAGCGACGTGGCTATATCACGTCGCGTAGTGGAGAGACTCGCATGTCGCGCCGCATGCGCTCTTTGACAAGGCTACACCTCCGCACTTTCTATAACGTCTTCCAACGATTGCAGTTATCATGGTCTGGTTGCGGACACACACGTGACCTTTGCGCCATCCTTCGATCACCGAAGTTGCATGGGTTGCAGGTATTTGCAGATTTCAAGGCAATCCGATCTTTTTGTGGGTGCGTTCTTATGTACAGAGACACGGGTTTGTTGAACATTCCTCCACCGTCGATGCAGGAGGATGCACATCTCCTCTCACTCGTTCAGCGGGGCGATGAACGAGCCATGGCTTCGTTGTACGACCGATATTCGAAGGTCGTCTACTCAGTCGCACTTCGGGTGCTTCGCGACCCGGCTGCGGCCGAAGACGTCCTACAGGAAATTTTTATGCAGGTTTGGCGAAATCCCGATAGCTTCATCGCGACAAGAGGCAGCCTTGGTGGCTGGCTCGCCGTCGTCTCTCGGAATCGCTCGATCGATGCTCTGCGCAGAAGGCGGCCCACGGAAGACGTCGAAGACGTCGCCCTCGCCGCTCCCTGCGATCTCGGCAATGAAGCCGAGCGAAATATCATGATGGAGAAAGCCCGGCTCGTGATCCACAAGTTGCCCGCCGAACAGCGCAAAACACTTGAGATGGCCTTCTTTGACGGCCTCACCCACTCCGAGATCGCGGAGATGACAGGCGATCCTCTTGGCACCGTGAAAACACGCATCCGCAGCGCGCTCCTGACGCTGAGAAAGGCCTTCCAGTCATGAGTGCAAACAACCAGAACGGTAATAATCATGTCGAACACGACGATCTCGCGCTCTACGCCATGCACTTCCTGACTGAGCAGGAGGCCGAAGCCGTCGAGGCTCACATCGATACCTGCGCCGGTTGCACCGACGCGATCGCTCTCCTGCGTGGAGATCTCGCGGCCCTCGCCGTCACTGCGGAGATGGTCACCCCGCCAGCCGCGGCCCGCCAGAGGTTCATGACCCAGGTCGCCCGCGAGAAGAAGATCATCCCCTTCGACCGGCCTGTCCATCAGGATCTCGGCAGCCCTCTTGCCGACCACATCGCCATCGGCGATGAGGTCGTCGCGCAGCATACCTCCGCCGCCCGGGTTCTGCCCTGGGTCAGTTGGGTAGGCTGGGCAGTCGCTGCCGGAGTCACGGTGCTGGCTACAGACCTCTACCGGGACCGCGACCTGCTCCGCTCCGCCGTCGCACAGCAAGCAACGCAGATATCGACTCTGTCTACGGACGCGCAAAGGGAGCGGTCCATCATGGGCGCTCTCACAGACCCTGATGCGATGCGCGTGACCCTCGTCAAGACCCCCTCGAAGACGACCCCGATTGGAAGGGCCTCCTACGTAGCCGGCAAGGGCGCGCTGCTCTTCACTGCAAGCAATCTCGATCCACTCGATCCGTCCAAGACCTACGAGCTTTGGATCATCCCAGCCGACGGAACCAGCCCCATTCCCGCTGGCACCTTCAGCCCCGACATGCACGGAGACGCAGCTCTGGTCATGCCGGACATCCCCAAGGGGATCATCGCCAAGGCCTTCGGCATCACCGTGGAAGACCAGGGCGGCTCGCTTAAGCCCACTTCGCCTATCGTCCTTCAGGGCGAATAACCAGCCAGCCTTACCCCAGACAAGAGAAGGCCATCCGCAAGGATGGCCTTCTTCTGCTTCTAACGCAGAACGTACAACTCACAACGTAAAACTTACTGCGCCGTCATTCTCACCTGGATCCCATATCCCTGAAGCGAGATCGCCGTATCCACCTGGTTCGTATCCGTGCGAATGACCGTCATCAGCTTGGATGTCGTTGATGTCACGTAGACCTTACCTGTCGGGGTTCCGGTCGTCACCGCCAGGAAGGTCGGGTTTGGGGTAGCGGGAACCGGGATCGTCGCCGTGACCGTGTTCGTCTTCAGGTTGATCACCGAGACCGTGCTGTCGCCCTGGTTGATCACGTAAGCCTGGGTGCCGTCCTGCAGCACACCTACCATCAGCGGATTCTTGCCCACCGGGATATTTGCCACCAGAGCGCCGAATCCCGTCGCATCGATCGGATTGTTGACGTTGCAGTTAGGATTTCCCGTCGGCGAAAGCGCGGAGCATAGCGGAATGCTGAAGATGCTCACGCTGCCGTTATCCGTTCCCGTCCCCTCGTTCGCAACCACCAGCTCGGAGAGAGTCGGAGCGAAATCGGCCCAGATCGGAGCGACCGCGTTCGGGTCCTGAATCGTGCCATTAGTCACGCCCGTGTCCAACTGGTTGTTCTGTGCGTCGATCACCGACACGGTGTTCGATCCCTGGTTCATCACAAAGGCACGCCGCGCGTCCGCTGTCATCACGCCATACACCGGATTCACGCCCACAGGCAGCGCCGTCGAGGGAGTATTGGTCGAGGTCTCGATCGGAGTCGCCGTGCCCGGAGAGCCTGCCGTTGCGCTCGGGCTAAGCGCATAGATTCGGGGCGCCGAAGCAACGCCCGCAATGTAGATCGGCGCGGCGCCCACCGGCGCAAGCTCCTGTCGTAGCGTGAGAGGGCTGCCTGCAAGCTCTGCAACAGAGGCGCGCCCCGGCTGCGTGATGTACGTATAGGTTCCTTGCGGAAAGATGCTCGTCGGAAGCGGCGCACCAGTAGGATTCTGCAGCAACGTCGTCTGCTGAACGGCACTCGACAAGAGGCTCGTCGAGATACCGAAGGAGTTCACCGTCCCATCCTGGTTCAGCGTGATGCCCGTCGATCCGCTCGCACCCAGGATCAGGTAGTACGGCTTCACCCCGATATTCGCGGTGATCAGCACGGTGTCGCCGGAAAAGTCGACAAACGTGACCAGGCCAGGCAGCGTGCCGTTCGGGTCACCAAGGTTCGGATCGGAGATAGCCACCGCGTACTTCGTCGGCTGACCGGCCGGCCCTACCGGGTTGATCGCCGTGATTACCGGGCGGTAGTTATTCCCGCATCCAACAACCGAAAACAACCCCATAACGAGTGCCGCCGTCGCTGTGCGACGGCCGTAACGTGTGACTGCTGGCCGCAAACTCTGCGACACCTTGTTCCCTGCCGACGTCTGATTCCCTGCTAATTGCAAAAGTGCTCCCACGGTACCGCTGGTGTTGGCTATGCTCAAGTCACGATTGTAAATCACCGAACAGGACTGCCGCGGAATGAAGAGTGAAATGAGCGAGCGCCCCGGCGCAGGGCGTGCTATCCAAACCAGGCGGTTGAAGCCCGTCCCCGCCTCGCGCGACCGCAAGCAGAGTGACCTGCTCACCGGCGCCGTAGGCTTCCTGCTGATCATCAAGCTAGCCGTCGAATCCTGGCGGCTCCACGGCATCGGCCCGTTCCACAAATCCTTCTACGCCGCCTGCGTCTTCAGCCTCCTCTTTGCCTTCTTCGTCTGGGTCGTCCGCTCCGCCACGGCACCCGCAGCAGCCATGGGCGGTGTCATCTGTATGGACCTGTTGTTGCGCCAGAGAGATGGCTTTGACGCCCAGAACTCCGCCATCGTCTCTTTGATCTTGCTCTTCATCCTCACCTTCGCCGCAACCCGGTTCGGTCGCTCGCGCAAAGAGTCACTGGGCGTCGCGGAACGCCGAACCGGCAGGTGCGCCTCGCAGGTCATCGCCAACCTCGGTGCGGCTGGTTTGCTCGCTGCTACGGGATCTCAGGGAACCGCTATCTCCACTCTCGGCCTCGCTGCCTGCGTCGCCGCTCTCGCCGAGGCCACCGCAGACACCGTCTCCTCAGAGATCGGTCAGGCGCTGGCCGGCACTCGCTTTGGAGCGACGATTCTCATCACCTCCGGCCGCGCAGTTCCGCCCGGCACCGATGGAGGCATCAGCCTTGCGGGGACTTTCGCAGGCATTCTTGCGGCTGCCCTGGTCGTCATGGTCAGCCCGTTCGCCTATACCTTCGGGCCCGCACTCTGCATCTTCTCGGGAGCCCTCGCGGGACTGATCTTCGACAGCGTCCTCGGAGCGACCGTCGAACGCAAAGGCTGGCTCAATAACGACCTGGTCAACTTCGCATCCACGCTGCTGGCTGCCGCCGTGGCCTGGGCCGCTCATGCTCTCCTGCTGCCGATCACTTCGACGCAGCTTTAGTTCTGGAACCTGTCGCGGCTAGAGTTCGTCCTTGTTCTCCAGCCACCGGTGCACCCAGCTAGCATGAAGATTCAACCGCAGCGAAGTATAGCTCAACATCTCGTGCACATACCGACGAAGCATCTCAAAGTCGCTTACATGCCCCACAGCCGGTCGCGGAGACGTATACACATCCAGCCCCGCCGCCTTGCATAGCTCCCGGATGCGAAACAGGTGCGTCCCATCTGACACCACCACGATCTTCTCCAGCCCGTCCGCCTGCGCAATCGCAGCCAGCCGCTGCACCTGCTGCTCCGTGTCGACCGACCGCGTCTCCGCGATGATCTTGTCGTACGGAACGCCGTTCGCCAGCAGATAATCCCTGCCGACTCCACCCTCGGTCGTGCCGGAGTCCTTATCCCCGCCGCCACCGAGCGTGATGACTAACGGAGCGATCTGCTTCTTGTATAACTCCACCGCATGGTCCAAACGCGCATGGAGCACCGGCGAAGGATGCCCTGAATACTCCGCCGCGCCAAACACCGCGATCGCGTCCGCAGGCTGCGCATGGTCTTCGCGAGCCACCGTGTCGATCTGCAGATACACCCAGCCAAACCAGCCCAGCGCCCCCAGCAGAACCAGCCCCACCACCCTCCGCAGAAAATTCCCGGAGGCGCGGCTTCGAGTTGGAACAGTGGGAGAAGTCATTCAGGTAAGCCTTGAGTATAAGTTCAGCGCTCTTGAGCGGCTACGCCTCTAACGTTGCAGCGTCAGCGCAATCTCGTGGGTCGCAATCGCTCCCTCGCGCACAATCATCCACGAGTTCCCGCCGCCCGAAAGGTCCACAATCGTCGTCGGAATCGCTCGCGCCGTCGGGCCGCCATCCACGATCAACGGAATCTGGTCTCCCAACTGGTCGCGCACGCAATTCGCATACGTACACTCCGGATATCCGCTCAGGTTTGCGGAGGTCGCCGTAATCGGCAGCCCCAGCTTCGCCACCACCGCCCGCGAGATCGCAGCCTCTGGAACCCGCAGCGCGACATTGCCCGTGTTCGCAGTCACCCGCAGCGGCAGCTTGCCGCCCGCCTTCACGATGATCGTCAGCGGCCCCGGCCAGAACTTCTCCGCCAGCCGGTCGAACGCCGTGTCGATCTCGCGTGCCAGCTCATACGCCTGCGCCACCTCGGAGATCAGTAGCGAAAGCGGCTTGTGCCGCGCCCGCGTCTTGATCTCGTAGATCCGGTCCACCGCCCGCAGGTTCACCGGATCGACCGCAAGCCCATAGAACGTGTCCGTCGGCAGCGCGACTACCTGGCCCATATTCAGGCTGTCCACAACCGTCTTGACGAGCGCCGGTTCCGGTTCGTCGGGATGAATCCGCAAAATCTCAGCCGTCAATCGCTACTCCTTCGCTAATCCTCGTTGCCTGTTTTGAAACGTCATCTCGACCGGAGCATTGCGGCCTCATCGCAATGCGTAGTGGAGAGCGCCCCGCATTTAAATCTCACTCGGCACAGAACCCTAGCATAACGCCCGCACCCGTCATCAGCCACACCCTCGCCCGAATCTGAGACCATACCAACATGAAGCTAGCCATCCCCAACCACCCCTTCAAGGCCTATCTCTTCGACTGCGACGGCACTATCGCCGACTCAATGCCCCTCCATTTCGTCGCCTGGTCAAAGGCCCTACGCGAGTGGGAGTGCGCCTTCGCCGAAGAGCAGTTCTACGCCTGGGGCGGCCGCCCTGTCGACGAGATCATCCGCGCCCTCAACGAAGCCCAGGGCCTGCACATGCCCGTCGACGAAGTCATGCAGCGCAAGGAAGCTCTCTTCATCGACATGCTCCCGCAGCTCCAAGGTGTCCCCGAAGTCCTCGAACACATCGAGCACAGTTATGGCAAAATCCCCTTCGCCGTCGTCTCCGGCGGCCCGC
Coding sequences within it:
- a CDS encoding ABC transporter permease, producing MFLRLLYESFRRQRRRKLLAGVAILLGTTAVTAMLALATTIGDRIHQELAVYGANIVVTPQADLLDVKVGGVNLKPATGGAYLHGKDLEKLHGIFWANNITGVSPELPLVLHATLPLLDSRHSERSEESPHSAQSGDTTSQEPPAIAIDIPALGLWFNHRFASPNDMAQGKGFVTGAPALHPWWKLSGSWPSAPNEIVLGASLAKSINLDAGDTLSLPEPAWQMEAAHRPIPLEVKLKITGIVSTGDATETKALLPLETAQTFAGTPDAISRVEISARTKPEDAFARSDPDKLTGKKHDLWYCSPYANSIAYQIREAIPGANAQQVRQVEQSEGTVLSRISGLMWLISAAALLAAGFAVSAAMATAILERRAEIGLMRSLGASRSSIALLFYSETGLLAVFAGACGYLIGSSLAAWLGAKIFATGTTTFSSIHLATVLNPVLLPIVVGLAIIVAIAGSTPAIRQALRMDPSAILRADA
- a CDS encoding ABC transporter permease — encoded protein: MTLNMSTILRRSLIHRRSRSLSALVALTVSAGVATALLTLYADLDAKLHHEFRSFGANIVVTAPSSATLPQNALAEVQQAAGPDALIAPFAYAVATTDRGTPVVVAGTDFAAVKKLDASWAIENGAWPDPSDPQAALIGQRAANFIADEHAVKLTFAGKPLVLHGTGRLKTGGDEDSRIYMPLPAFTAWTGTTTSVIEVQVSGNVAKVEAAISQLKSALPGVQIQPVRQLVEGESRIVDRTHTLMYAAVLLIALTVGVSVLATLSASVLERRRDFALMKALGGSQSQLISLFLLEAALIAFAGVIAGYIIGSGLAWAISETNFGTASLPRIGVLPLVLLLNMAIAVMAALFPARVLRGLEPAALLKGE
- a CDS encoding ABC transporter ATP-binding protein; the encoded protein is MSTPGTESVISLNAVTREYASHGNVVRALDSATFAINAGEWVAITGPSGSGKSTLVNMLGCLDRPTSGTLKIDGTDVASMSATELDRFRADKIGFIFQQFHLIPYLSAIENVMLAQYFHSMTDESEARTALEKVGLGARTSHLPSELSGGEQQRVCIARALINNPPILLADEPTGNLDAANQKIVANLLAELHRYGHTIVMVTHDPEMAALAQRKIALSHGKVFCHPTSSSRMIRLQR
- a CDS encoding NAD(+)/NADH kinase, encoding MHLAAIISKPQKPELRTILPDLIAWLSRRGYNSIVDPDSAHYIDASDPIDREEMPEQNPDLVIVLGGDGTLLSAARAFAKTTVPILSVNLGSLGFLTEIPLAELYTTLEAWCENCAGIELRSMMRIELHRDGQLFQKWDALNDAVVAKGAIARMANFIVALDNQFVASFRADGVIVSTPTGSTAYNLAADGPIVMPSVDAMMVTPICPHLLTIRPIVVPGESTISVHLEGVPSQTFLTVDGQEAVEIHRGDSISCCKSEYSVRLLRLRPNGLFNVLRSKLKWG
- a CDS encoding TlyA family RNA methyltransferase, yielding MVSRERAQAMILAGRVLVNEQRIDKPGTAVAGDVTIRMLGDDLKYVSRGGLKLEKALDYWKIDVAGLACIDVGASTGGFTDCMLQAGARSVLAVDTGYGQIAEKFRHDERVTLRERTNARLLNEGELVREDPADTPVFLAMDVSFISATLVLPAVVGALALPGERWQGEAVVLVKPQFEAGRENVGKGGIVRDPDARKYAIERVWECAESLGGCALEVIDSPIRGMEGNHEYLLHVLFEGKADDVQRR
- a CDS encoding RNA polymerase sigma factor, whose amino-acid sequence is MQEDAHLLSLVQRGDERAMASLYDRYSKVVYSVALRVLRDPAAAEDVLQEIFMQVWRNPDSFIATRGSLGGWLAVVSRNRSIDALRRRRPTEDVEDVALAAPCDLGNEAERNIMMEKARLVIHKLPAEQRKTLEMAFFDGLTHSEIAEMTGDPLGTVKTRIRSALLTLRKAFQS
- a CDS encoding anti-sigma factor is translated as MSANNQNGNNHVEHDDLALYAMHFLTEQEAEAVEAHIDTCAGCTDAIALLRGDLAALAVTAEMVTPPAAARQRFMTQVAREKKIIPFDRPVHQDLGSPLADHIAIGDEVVAQHTSAARVLPWVSWVGWAVAAGVTVLATDLYRDRDLLRSAVAQQATQISTLSTDAQRERSIMGALTDPDAMRVTLVKTPSKTTPIGRASYVAGKGALLFTASNLDPLDPSKTYELWIIPADGTSPIPAGTFSPDMHGDAALVMPDIPKGIIAKAFGITVEDQGGSLKPTSPIVLQGE
- a CDS encoding YncE family protein, which gives rise to MQLAGNQTSAGNKVSQSLRPAVTRYGRRTATAALVMGLFSVVGCGNNYRPVITAINPVGPAGQPTKYAVAISDPNLGDPNGTLPGLVTFVDFSGDTVLITANIGVKPYYLILGASGSTGITLNQDGTVNSFGISTSLLSSAVQQTTLLQNPTGAPLPTSIFPQGTYTYITQPGRASVAELAGSPLTLRQELAPVGAAPIYIAGVASAPRIYALSPSATAGSPGTATPIETSTNTPSTALPVGVNPVYGVMTADARRAFVMNQGSNTVSVIDAQNNQLDTGVTNGTIQDPNAVAPIWADFAPTLSELVVANEGTGTDNGSVSIFSIPLCSALSPTGNPNCNVNNPIDATGFGALVANIPVGKNPLMVGVLQDGTQAYVINQGDSTVSVINLKTNTVTATIPVPATPNPTFLAVTTGTPTGKVYVTSTTSKLMTVIRTDTNQVDTAISLQGYGIQVRMTAQ
- a CDS encoding DUF92 domain-containing protein gives rise to the protein MSERPGAGRAIQTRRLKPVPASRDRKQSDLLTGAVGFLLIIKLAVESWRLHGIGPFHKSFYAACVFSLLFAFFVWVVRSATAPAAAMGGVICMDLLLRQRDGFDAQNSAIVSLILLFILTFAATRFGRSRKESLGVAERRTGRCASQVIANLGAAGLLAATGSQGTAISTLGLAACVAALAEATADTVSSEIGQALAGTRFGATILITSGRAVPPGTDGGISLAGTFAGILAAALVVMVSPFAYTFGPALCIFSGALAGLIFDSVLGATVERKGWLNNDLVNFASTLLAAAVAWAAHALLLPITSTQL
- a CDS encoding YdcF family protein; this translates as MTSPTVPTRSRASGNFLRRVVGLVLLGALGWFGWVYLQIDTVAREDHAQPADAIAVFGAAEYSGHPSPVLHARLDHAVELYKKQIAPLVITLGGGGDKDSGTTEGGVGRDYLLANGVPYDKIIAETRSVDTEQQVQRLAAIAQADGLEKIVVVSDGTHLFRIRELCKAAGLDVYTSPRPAVGHVSDFEMLRRYVHEMLSYTSLRLNLHASWVHRWLENKDEL
- a CDS encoding L-threonylcarbamoyladenylate synthase, producing MTAEILRIHPDEPEPALVKTVVDSLNMGQVVALPTDTFYGLAVDPVNLRAVDRIYEIKTRARHKPLSLLISEVAQAYELAREIDTAFDRLAEKFWPGPLTIIVKAGGKLPLRVTANTGNVALRVPEAAISRAVVAKLGLPITATSANLSGYPECTYANCVRDQLGDQIPLIVDGGPTARAIPTTIVDLSGGGNSWMIVREGAIATHEIALTLQR
- a CDS encoding HAD family hydrolase, giving the protein MKLAIPNHPFKAYLFDCDGTIADSMPLHFVAWSKALREWECAFAEEQFYAWGGRPVDEIIRALNEAQGLHMPVDEVMQRKEALFIDMLPQLQGVPEVLEHIEHSYGKIPFAVVSGGPRHSVEASLNTLGIRDRFELLVCAGEYAKGKPHPEPFLKAASLLNIAPEDCLVFEDADPGIAAAEAAGMQWVKIDSPMVRAAR